A DNA window from Sulfitobacter sp. BSw21498 contains the following coding sequences:
- the hisB gene encoding imidazoleglycerol-phosphate dehydratase HisB, whose protein sequence is MRKTTINRSTAETEISVEINLDGTGSYANETGIGFFDHMLDQLARHSLIDMKISAKGDLHIDDHHTVEDVGITLGQALSTALGDKRGIRRYGACLLPMDDALIRTALDLSARPFLIWNVDLPTAKIGNFDTELVREFFQALSTHGGITLHIDMLHGINSHHIAEAVFKSVARALRDAVETDPRKASDIPSTKGAL, encoded by the coding sequence GTGCGCAAGACCACCATCAATCGCTCCACTGCTGAAACCGAAATCAGTGTCGAAATCAACCTAGACGGAACAGGTTCCTATGCCAATGAAACCGGTATTGGTTTCTTTGACCATATGCTCGACCAACTGGCACGCCATTCGTTAATCGACATGAAAATCTCCGCGAAAGGTGATTTGCATATTGATGACCACCACACAGTGGAAGATGTGGGGATCACACTTGGGCAGGCCCTAAGCACTGCCCTTGGCGATAAGCGTGGAATTCGTCGTTACGGTGCCTGTCTGTTGCCAATGGATGACGCGTTAATCCGCACGGCGCTGGACCTTTCAGCGCGTCCCTTTCTGATCTGGAACGTCGATCTGCCCACCGCGAAAATTGGTAATTTTGATACCGAACTGGTACGTGAGTTCTTCCAGGCACTCAGCACCCATGGCGGCATCACGCTCCACATCGACATGCTGCACGGCATTAATAGCCATCACATCGCAGAGGCTGTATTCAAGTCCGTTGCCCGCGCTCTGCGCGACGCAGTTGAGACGGATCCGCGTAAAGCGTCCGATATACCATCTACCAAAGGTGCGCTTTGA
- the ctaD gene encoding cytochrome c oxidase subunit I: MADAAIHGQDHHDERGFFTRWFMSTNHKDIGLLYLIVSAFVGFISVCFTIYMRLELMHPGVQYMCMEGARFIADSAATCTPNGHLWNVLITAHGILMMFFVVIPALFGGFGNYLMPLQIGAPDMAFPRMNNLSFWLYVGGTTLAVCSVLTPGGSGQLGSGVGWVLYPPLSVREGGMSMDFAIFAVHVSGASSILGAINMITTFLNMRAPGMTLFKVPLFSWSIFVTSWLILLSLPVLAGAITMLLMDRNFGFAFFDPAGGGDPVLYQHILWFFGHPEVYIIILPGFGIISHVIATFSRKPIFGYLPMVWAIIAIGALGFVVWAHHMYTVGLSLNQQAYFMLATMVIAVPTGVKVFSWIATMWGGSVEFKTPMLWAFGFLFLFTVGGVTGIVLSQAAVDRYYHDTYYVVAHFHYVMSLGAVFAIFAGIYFYLPKFTGRMYPEWAGKLHFWAMFIGANLTFFPQHFLGRQGMPRRYIDYPEAFAYWNLWSSIGAFLSFASFIFFFGVMFYTLTRGARSPAANPWNEYADTLEWTLPSPPPEHTFEILPKQEEWDKQPSH; the protein is encoded by the coding sequence ATGGCAGACGCAGCCATTCACGGGCAAGACCATCACGACGAGCGCGGCTTTTTCACGCGCTGGTTCATGTCCACAAACCACAAAGACATCGGGCTTTTGTACCTGATCGTTTCAGCCTTCGTTGGCTTTATATCAGTTTGCTTCACCATATATATGCGTTTGGAGCTTATGCACCCAGGCGTGCAATATATGTGTATGGAAGGCGCGCGGTTTATCGCTGATAGCGCTGCGACCTGTACGCCAAACGGGCACCTCTGGAACGTGTTGATCACGGCGCACGGCATCTTGATGATGTTTTTTGTCGTCATTCCAGCTTTGTTCGGTGGTTTCGGTAACTACCTGATGCCATTGCAAATTGGCGCGCCGGACATGGCGTTCCCGCGGATGAACAACCTGTCTTTCTGGCTCTACGTCGGCGGCACAACACTCGCCGTGTGTTCGGTGTTGACGCCAGGCGGCAGCGGCCAGCTTGGGTCTGGCGTGGGTTGGGTTCTGTACCCACCGCTGTCCGTTCGTGAAGGCGGTATGTCGATGGATTTCGCAATCTTCGCTGTACACGTATCGGGGGCGTCTTCGATCCTTGGCGCCATTAACATGATCACAACCTTCCTGAACATGCGTGCCCCCGGCATGACGTTGTTCAAGGTGCCGCTGTTCAGCTGGTCGATCTTTGTAACAAGCTGGCTCATCCTGCTATCCCTGCCCGTGCTGGCTGGTGCCATCACCATGCTTCTCATGGACCGCAACTTTGGATTCGCGTTCTTTGACCCTGCGGGCGGTGGCGATCCGGTTCTGTACCAACACATCCTGTGGTTTTTCGGTCACCCCGAAGTGTACATCATCATCCTCCCAGGGTTTGGCATTATCAGCCACGTCATTGCGACCTTCAGCCGCAAGCCTATTTTCGGCTATCTTCCAATGGTCTGGGCGATCATCGCAATTGGTGCGCTCGGCTTCGTTGTCTGGGCACACCACATGTACACCGTTGGCCTATCCCTGAACCAACAAGCCTATTTCATGTTGGCGACAATGGTTATCGCCGTGCCAACTGGCGTTAAAGTGTTCAGCTGGATCGCAACCATGTGGGGCGGATCGGTCGAGTTCAAGACACCTATGCTTTGGGCGTTCGGGTTCCTATTCCTTTTCACCGTTGGCGGTGTGACAGGTATCGTTCTCTCCCAAGCAGCGGTCGACCGCTATTACCACGACACATACTATGTCGTTGCACACTTCCACTACGTAATGAGCCTTGGTGCCGTCTTTGCGATCTTCGCAGGTATCTATTTCTACCTGCCCAAGTTTACTGGCCGCATGTATCCTGAATGGGCTGGGAAACTGCACTTTTGGGCGATGTTTATCGGTGCGAACCTTACCTTCTTCCCTCAGCACTTTTTGGGTCGTCAAGGTATGCCGCGTCGTTACATCGATTATCCTGAAGCATTCGCTTACTGGAACCTTTGGTCCTCGATCGGCGCGTTCCTCAGCTTTGCATCCTTCATATTCTTCTTCGGTGTTATGTTCTATACACTGACCCGTGGCGCGCGCAGCCCAGCTGCCAACCCATGGAATGAGTATGCGGATACGCTTGAATGGACGCTACCAAGCCCGCCACCAGAGCATACCTTCGAAATTCTTCCAAAACAGGAAGAATGGGACAAGCAACCCAGTCATTAA
- a CDS encoding Lrp/AsnC ligand binding domain-containing protein, with protein MSTCVFIQIRCRPGTTYRVAEEVALREIHSELYSTSGDFDLLMKLYIPSGKDIGVYINDNLLDIDGIERSLTTMTFKAF; from the coding sequence ATGTCCACCTGCGTGTTTATTCAGATTCGGTGTAGGCCGGGCACAACCTATCGCGTTGCCGAAGAGGTCGCTCTGCGGGAAATACACTCCGAACTGTATTCAACATCTGGCGATTTTGATCTTTTGATGAAGCTGTACATTCCGTCGGGCAAAGACATCGGCGTCTATATCAATGATAACCTTCTGGACATCGACGGCATTGAGCGCTCGCTCACGACGATGACGTTCAAAGCGTTTTGA
- a CDS encoding response regulator: protein MKILAVDDDPFILELLPAMFEQADLNDLHTAPSGPAALEMIGAAKVPFDCLLLDVDMPEMDGIELCGRIRTLPGYENKPILMLTAKTDSISIEKAFAAGANDYIAKPFNLKDIYNRIRVAERLLVSSKTIKRIDTSDLSEDGTLIPADINLADKLYLANVGRLILSFSLGNYITQLERSELDKYQVFCVSIDDAEHLFDQISHHDYVHVLTSLADTLSDLITCPHLLMSYEGNGAFLCITRDPNLPEWDRMETGLQAKMDVLNLLQGDANGKSISLSVGTPIPPNANRTQRVKKTFERALSRAESRYATKCAAA from the coding sequence GTGAAAATTTTAGCCGTTGATGACGATCCGTTCATCCTTGAGCTTCTTCCTGCAATGTTCGAACAGGCGGATTTGAACGACCTGCACACAGCCCCTTCAGGCCCCGCAGCACTCGAGATGATCGGGGCAGCAAAAGTGCCCTTTGACTGCCTTTTGTTAGACGTTGATATGCCTGAAATGGACGGCATCGAGCTTTGCGGCAGGATTCGTACGCTTCCAGGGTATGAAAACAAGCCGATCCTGATGCTGACAGCGAAGACTGATTCCATCTCGATCGAAAAAGCCTTTGCCGCAGGTGCAAATGACTACATCGCAAAGCCTTTCAATCTTAAAGATATTTATAACAGAATTCGCGTGGCCGAGCGTTTGCTGGTCTCCTCAAAAACGATAAAACGCATTGATACCAGCGACTTATCAGAAGATGGTACGCTGATACCCGCGGATATCAACCTCGCCGATAAACTATATTTGGCGAATGTGGGTCGCCTGATTCTATCGTTCTCACTGGGGAATTACATCACCCAGCTTGAACGCAGCGAATTGGATAAATATCAGGTATTTTGCGTTTCTATTGACGATGCTGAACATCTGTTCGATCAAATATCCCATCACGACTACGTCCACGTTCTGACCAGCTTGGCCGATACGTTGTCGGACCTTATTACCTGCCCCCACCTGCTTATGTCGTACGAAGGCAATGGTGCATTCCTGTGTATCACGCGCGATCCAAACCTGCCCGAATGGGACCGGATGGAAACAGGGTTACAGGCGAAAATGGACGTATTGAATTTGCTCCAAGGCGACGCCAACGGCAAATCCATCAGTCTGTCAGTCGGCACCCCCATCCCACCGAATGCGAACCGAACTCAGCGGGTTAAAAAGACTTTTGAACGGGCGCTGTCGCGCGCCGAATCGCGCTATGCAACGAAATGCGCAGCGGCTTAA